In a single window of the Campylobacter fetus subsp. testudinum 03-427 genome:
- the hemN3 gene encoding oxygen-independent coproporphyrinogen III oxidase (Pfam match to PF04055.17 Radical_SAM), whose product MTFSNVAQDLAIKYADFTMQRSLYNGLNIDILQNNLPKTADANKTYMLYAHVPFCHTFCPFCSFHKYNYDESAAKKYFYSLRLEMEQIKEAGFDFHSMYVGGGTTLINEDELLKTLEHAKKLFNINEISCETDPNHIEPSNLKRFLGLIDRLSIGVQSFNDEILKKVARYSKFGSKDLLIEKLSKAVGILPITSIDLIFNFPFQTKDELLYDIQTAIAIDSEQVTFYPLMKSNITKDKIAASLGYSNEDNEREFYEIICSKFKNYYQNNAWSFSKQSSNLKDEYVGTGNQYVGVGSGAFSFLNGELFINAFNLDEYSKRVNANRSATIAKCKFKKRDKIRYLFLTQLFDGKIDIDKFNLENGVNLKLDLYLEITLLKATNAIKIIDKEIVLTDFGRYLCVVLMKEFYIGMDKVRATFRDDAKIKYKKRLRIMDKQ is encoded by the coding sequence ATGACTTTTTCGAATGTGGCTCAGGATCTTGCTATAAAATATGCGGATTTTACTATGCAAAGATCGCTATATAATGGGCTAAATATCGATATATTACAAAATAATCTACCAAAAACAGCAGACGCAAACAAAACGTATATGCTTTACGCACATGTGCCGTTTTGTCATACATTTTGTCCGTTTTGCTCGTTTCATAAGTACAATTACGATGAGAGTGCAGCTAAAAAATACTTTTATAGCTTGAGGCTTGAAATGGAGCAGATCAAAGAAGCCGGATTTGACTTTCATTCTATGTATGTGGGTGGTGGAACAACTCTTATAAATGAAGATGAGCTCTTAAAAACGCTTGAACACGCAAAAAAACTATTTAATATAAACGAAATTTCTTGCGAAACAGATCCAAATCACATAGAACCTAGCAATCTAAAACGCTTCTTAGGACTTATAGACAGGCTTAGCATAGGAGTTCAAAGCTTCAATGACGAAATACTAAAAAAAGTAGCCAGATACTCTAAATTCGGCTCAAAAGATCTACTCATAGAAAAACTATCAAAAGCAGTTGGCATACTTCCTATTACCAGCATAGATCTGATATTTAACTTTCCATTTCAAACTAAAGACGAGCTGCTTTACGATATACAAACAGCCATTGCCATAGACAGCGAACAAGTTACGTTTTATCCACTTATGAAATCAAATATAACAAAAGATAAAATCGCAGCTAGCTTAGGTTATAGTAACGAAGATAATGAACGTGAATTTTATGAGATAATATGCTCTAAATTTAAAAATTACTATCAAAATAATGCTTGGTCATTTTCTAAACAAAGCTCAAATTTAAAAGATGAATACGTCGGCACAGGCAACCAGTACGTAGGCGTAGGAAGCGGTGCTTTTAGTTTTTTAAACGGTGAGCTTTTCATAAATGCTTTTAACCTTGATGAGTATAGCAAACGAGTAAATGCCAACAGAAGCGCTACCATAGCAAAATGCAAATTTAAAAAAAGAGATAAAATAAGATATCTCTTTTTAACTCAACTTTTTGATGGCAAGATAGATATCGATAAATTTAACCTCGAAAATGGAGTAAATTTAAAACTTGATTTATACTTGGAAATAACGCTTTTAAAAGCTACAAATGCTATCAAAATAATAGATAAAGAGATAGTTTTAACTGATTTTGGAAGATATCTATGTGTAGTTTTGATGAAGGAGTTTTACATCGGTATGGACAAAGTAAGAGCTACTTTTAGAGACGATGCTAAGATAAAATATAAAAAACGTTTAAGAATTATGGATAAGCAATGA
- a CDS encoding ATPase, AAA family (Pfam match to PF00004.25 AAA), with the protein MKYLKDFLNDNQSSEIFQILECDKDELEILKYMTRSFIQGVSQMSVFDLLNTVFTDKDFGYLDHISNLKNLIDLGYISQNFSFFKENGKQKSSRLSMLYTEVELSELFLVLLEEGKAPSQVPPNEPYNDHLEYLKDQFLRIELYQKKVSNHSQNSKAKLDKKIAITENLIEHRLKISKIPLACEQIFKENSLNSKEQVIFLALLKEEYSGEFEALRDLNTLISLVSKDDMERMKSRSLLEDGSNLLESGLIDYDEVLNAFGSVSRSFFITEEILQLIMHPQNSKKTKKLKLETLVKESEIFELIEPNSDLSDVVLNEQTKELLDDILKQVDKKVLTRLNTWGIKSRKSAQVKVIFYGSPGTGKTMSALSLAKSLKKQILSFDCSKILSKYVGESEQNVRKIFDTYKEICSKTKTEPVLLLNEADQFLSTRIETSSGSDKMHNQMQNIFLEQIEKFEGVLIATTNFMQSLDHAFSRRFDYKIEFKKPDFKARLEIWKRVLPQNGSFESGFNIEKLAKHALSGAQIMLVLKNAALKTAISEDGVFTMKIFENEIKREISSAFDEDKRVGLL; encoded by the coding sequence TTGAAGTATTTAAAAGACTTTTTAAACGATAATCAAAGCTCAGAGATATTTCAAATTCTAGAATGCGACAAAGACGAGTTAGAAATTTTGAAATATATGACAAGAAGTTTTATCCAAGGCGTTAGCCAGATGAGTGTTTTTGATCTGTTAAATACAGTTTTTACAGATAAGGATTTTGGATATTTGGATCATATCTCAAATTTAAAAAATCTAATTGATCTAGGATATATCTCACAAAACTTTTCATTTTTTAAAGAAAATGGGAAACAAAAATCCAGCAGACTTAGTATGCTATACACAGAAGTTGAGCTAAGCGAGTTATTTTTAGTGTTGCTTGAAGAGGGTAAAGCACCTAGTCAAGTGCCGCCAAATGAGCCTTATAATGATCATTTGGAGTATTTAAAGGATCAGTTTTTAAGGATTGAACTATACCAAAAAAAAGTTAGCAATCACAGCCAAAACTCAAAGGCAAAGCTCGATAAAAAGATAGCTATCACAGAAAATCTCATAGAACATCGCCTTAAAATAAGCAAAATTCCATTAGCCTGTGAGCAGATATTTAAAGAAAATAGCTTAAACTCAAAAGAGCAAGTTATATTTCTAGCACTTTTAAAAGAGGAGTATAGTGGAGAGTTTGAGGCTTTGCGGGATTTAAATACTCTTATAAGCCTAGTTAGCAAAGACGATATGGAGCGTATGAAAAGCAGAAGTTTGCTTGAAGATGGGTCAAATTTGCTTGAAAGCGGACTTATAGATTATGATGAGGTATTAAATGCGTTTGGTAGCGTGAGCAGGAGTTTTTTTATCACTGAAGAGATTTTGCAGCTTATAATGCACCCTCAAAATTCCAAAAAAACAAAAAAATTAAAACTAGAAACTCTGGTTAAAGAGAGTGAGATATTTGAGCTTATAGAGCCAAATAGCGACCTAAGCGACGTTGTTTTAAATGAGCAAACCAAAGAGCTTTTAGATGATATATTAAAACAAGTAGATAAAAAAGTACTAACTAGACTAAATACTTGGGGCATCAAATCAAGAAAAAGCGCTCAAGTAAAAGTCATTTTTTACGGAAGTCCTGGCACTGGAAAGACGATGAGTGCTTTAAGTCTTGCTAAAAGTCTTAAAAAGCAAATTCTAAGCTTTGATTGTTCTAAAATTTTAAGTAAATATGTCGGTGAGAGTGAGCAAAATGTACGAAAGATATTTGATACGTATAAAGAAATTTGCTCAAAGACTAAAACAGAACCTGTTTTGTTGCTAAATGAAGCTGATCAGTTTCTCTCTACTCGTATAGAAACTAGCTCAGGAAGCGATAAAATGCATAATCAAATGCAAAATATATTTTTAGAGCAGATAGAAAAATTTGAAGGCGTTCTTATAGCGACTACGAATTTTATGCAGAGTTTGGATCACGCTTTTTCAAGGAGATTTGATTATAAGATTGAGTTTAAAAAGCCTGATTTTAAAGCTAGACTTGAAATTTGGAAAAGAGTACTTCCGCAAAACGGTAGTTTTGAAAGTGGATTTAACATAGAAAAACTTGCGAAACATGCACTTAGCGGTGCGCAGATAATGCTTGTACTTAAAAACGCCGCGCTTAAAACAGCTATAAGCGAAGATGGAGTTTTTACTATGAAGATATTTGAAAATGAGATAAAACGAGAGATTAGTTCAGCATTTGATGAGGATAAAAGAGTAGGACTTTTATAG
- a CDS encoding long-chain-fatty-acid--CoA ligase/synthetase (Pfam matches to PF00501.24 AMP-binding, and to PF13193.2 AMP-binding_C) — protein MEYKFNNYYEMLINSANEHPKSIAIFDDKKKISYEELRKKVDMCAAFLQSNAVSYADRVAMIVTNSPEFIVAFLAITSIGAVAVPINTFLKKNEFEYILNDCDAKMLIVSNSYLEEISGLERKTNLRKIAVIGEYENLNDKYISFSSYEEFSPYKINQNVSIDDIASIIYTSGTTGHPKGAVISYKNVFSNLVGINRIFTITNKDRFIVYLPMFHSFTLTVMVLLPLFSASAAVIVKSVFPFSNVLKQTLLKRVSVFLGVPAIYSAMAKAKIPWYFKWFNSIRYFVCGSAPLAKQTIDDFAKIFPRAQLLEGYGLSECSPLVSVNRPEHKKISSVGLPLTEYNVKIVDDEMMEKKIGEVGEIIVKGDNVMQRYLNNPGATDDTIINGWLRTGDLGKIDEDGFLYIVDRLKDLIISKGQNIYPREIEEIIYRLEEIEACAVIGVKDESEDEDVIAFVQLKEDMSIDAIKIKEFLKKHLANFKIPKHIYFADELPKNAAGKVLKRVLKDKVKDKLG, from the coding sequence ATGGAATACAAATTTAACAATTATTATGAGATGCTCATAAACTCAGCGAACGAGCATCCAAAAAGCATAGCTATATTTGATGATAAAAAGAAGATCAGCTATGAAGAGTTGAGAAAAAAAGTTGATATGTGTGCGGCTTTTTTGCAAAGCAACGCAGTATCGTACGCAGATAGAGTTGCTATGATAGTTACAAACTCACCCGAGTTTATAGTGGCATTTTTGGCGATAACATCTATAGGCGCAGTGGCTGTACCGATAAATACATTTTTAAAGAAAAATGAGTTTGAGTATATTTTAAATGATTGCGACGCAAAAATGCTTATCGTATCAAATTCGTATTTGGAGGAAATTTCAGGTTTAGAGCGTAAAACAAATTTACGCAAGATAGCAGTTATCGGCGAATATGAAAATTTAAACGACAAATACATTTCATTTTCTTCATATGAAGAGTTTTCGCCATACAAAATCAATCAAAATGTGAGCATAGATGATATCGCTAGTATTATATATACTTCAGGGACAACTGGTCATCCAAAAGGTGCAGTTATAAGCTACAAAAATGTTTTTTCAAATTTAGTTGGGATAAATAGAATTTTTACTATCACAAATAAAGATAGATTTATCGTGTATTTGCCGATGTTTCATAGTTTTACTCTTACTGTGATGGTTCTTTTGCCACTATTTAGTGCAAGCGCTGCTGTGATAGTAAAATCGGTGTTTCCATTTTCAAATGTACTAAAACAGACGTTATTGAAACGTGTAAGCGTATTTTTAGGAGTTCCTGCTATATACTCGGCTATGGCAAAAGCTAAAATTCCTTGGTATTTTAAGTGGTTTAATTCTATTAGATATTTTGTGTGCGGTTCAGCACCTCTTGCAAAACAGACTATCGATGATTTTGCAAAAATTTTCCCACGCGCTCAGCTTTTAGAAGGTTATGGGCTTAGCGAGTGTAGTCCTTTAGTAAGCGTAAATCGTCCAGAACATAAAAAAATTTCAAGCGTCGGGCTTCCTCTTACTGAGTATAATGTAAAAATCGTAGATGATGAAATGATGGAAAAAAAGATCGGTGAAGTCGGCGAGATAATCGTAAAAGGCGATAACGTTATGCAAAGATATCTAAATAATCCAGGCGCTACAGATGATACCATAATAAATGGCTGGTTAAGAACCGGAGATCTTGGAAAAATTGATGAAGATGGATTTTTATATATAGTTGATCGCTTAAAAGATCTTATCATATCAAAAGGACAAAATATCTATCCAAGAGAGATAGAGGAGATAATTTATAGATTAGAAGAGATAGAAGCTTGCGCCGTTATAGGCGTAAAAGATGAGAGCGAAGATGAAGATGTAATAGCTTTTGTTCAGCTAAAAGAAGATATGAGTATAGACGCTATAAAGATAAAAGAGTTTTTAAAGAAACATTTGGCAAATTTTAAAATACCAAAACATATATATTTTGCAGATGAACTTCCAAAGAATGCTGCTGGAAAAGTACTTAAGCGAGTTTTAAAAGATAAAGTAAAGGATAAATTAGGTTGA
- a CDS encoding outer membrane transport protein (OMPP1/FadL/TodX family) (Pfam match to PF03349.12 Toluene_X), which produces MINLKRALLLASCVSLANAAGYKIPEQSSDAVALSASNIAYSFGPDAAYYNPANMMYFEDSRHYFENSFSYIHLGSSTFNPQFPNEHNYAVSSKNADFLIPTFNFVSPEYIPDWRFGLSFAVPSGLDMRWVDKYPASTARLFSLRVFEINPSAAYRVNDKISIGAGVRAVYSYGKVDTNPYGMISNAFLLEANRHIDGNDLSFGWNVAATYRPFSNLSFAATYRSKVNLDLEGDANIVSKTTPNLSALAGFNGFYNGSVDVQIPLPAALNLAMAYKVKDVTFLAAFERSFWSELVSFNFNYATRVPSEEVFDHPVEKKWKDSNTYRFGMVWDMNDKFRLMGGFAYDESPSNVNYIGFELPDTRAYIYSLGINYKFRDDLEFAIGYLYQQRKDRHINKEDKVASFNNVVGEMANGDAQILNFGIKYRF; this is translated from the coding sequence ATGATAAATTTAAAAAGAGCTTTGTTGCTTGCAAGCTGCGTAAGTTTAGCAAATGCTGCTGGTTATAAAATACCAGAGCAAAGTAGCGACGCTGTAGCTTTGAGCGCATCAAACATAGCTTATAGTTTTGGTCCTGACGCAGCTTATTACAATCCTGCAAATATGATGTATTTTGAAGATAGTAGGCACTATTTTGAAAATTCATTTTCATATATACATCTTGGCTCAAGCACGTTTAATCCACAATTTCCAAATGAACATAACTACGCTGTTTCGTCTAAAAATGCGGATTTTTTAATACCTACTTTTAACTTCGTATCACCAGAATACATACCAGATTGGCGTTTTGGATTGAGCTTTGCTGTTCCATCAGGGCTTGATATGAGATGGGTAGATAAATATCCTGCTTCTACGGCTAGACTATTTTCTCTTAGAGTATTTGAAATAAATCCTAGCGCAGCTTATAGAGTTAATGATAAGATCAGTATAGGAGCTGGAGTAAGGGCTGTCTATTCTTATGGCAAGGTAGATACAAATCCTTATGGAATGATATCTAATGCATTTTTGTTAGAAGCAAATAGACATATAGATGGCAATGACTTAAGCTTTGGATGGAACGTTGCAGCTACTTATAGACCATTTTCAAATTTAAGTTTTGCAGCTACTTATAGATCAAAAGTTAATCTGGATTTAGAAGGCGATGCGAATATAGTTTCAAAAACTACTCCTAATCTATCTGCTTTAGCCGGATTTAACGGATTTTATAACGGCTCTGTTGATGTGCAAATTCCTCTACCTGCGGCTTTGAATTTAGCTATGGCTTACAAAGTCAAAGATGTAACTTTTCTAGCTGCTTTTGAAAGAAGTTTCTGGTCGGAGTTAGTAAGTTTTAATTTTAATTACGCGACTAGAGTTCCTTCTGAGGAAGTTTTCGATCATCCAGTAGAGAAAAAATGGAAAGATTCAAACACATATAGATTTGGTATGGTGTGGGATATGAATGATAAATTTAGACTTATGGGCGGTTTCGCATATGATGAAAGCCCTAGCAATGTAAATTATATAGGTTTTGAACTACCTGATACTAGAGCGTATATATATTCTCTTGGTATTAATTATAAATTTAGAGACGATCTTGAGTTTGCAATCGGCTATTTATATCAGCAAAGAAAAGATAGACATATAAATAAAGAAGATAAAGTTGCTTCTTTTAATAATGTAGTTGGAGAGATGGCAAATGGAGATGCGCAGATTTTAAATTTCGGTATAAAATATAGGTTTTAG